From one Triticum urartu cultivar G1812 chromosome 3, Tu2.1, whole genome shotgun sequence genomic stretch:
- the LOC125544662 gene encoding polynucleotide 3'-phosphatase ZDP-like isoform X1, whose protein sequence is MLAPVFSRNPSLLFLPAVVRIARGAMSASPAAKATVSVEYAKSGRSSCKGCSAAIAKGALRLGASARDPRGYDSTKWYHVACFPASSLPLGPVEEVQGFDSIKDDDREELRELEKNNKRDQTAVSPLEVPSPKKAKVSPKAEVAEKGSVSVEYAKSARSTCKVCNASIAKGALRIGVSVHDPRGFDSTKWYHVACFPTSSHPLGPVEKLKGFDSIKDDDREELRELEKNKKGDQAAVGPVELSSPNKGNSHISLPEVEVAEKSSPGNKTVGTAIPFSPSDIKKTYKDATLPTHWKAFDTVIFREQDDGLHASAKIAAFDFDGCLAKTSVKIIGADKWSLQHKSIPDKLQSLYNDGYKLVIFTNESNIERWKNKRQQAVDSKVGRLDNFIECVKVPIQVFIACGTGKGKGTPDDLFRKPNSGMWWLMAEHFNSGIAIDMDQSFYVGDAAGRENDHSDADIEFAKAIGLKFHVPEEFFGP, encoded by the exons ATGCTCGCACCTGTCTTCTcccgaaaccccagcctcctcttcctccccgccGTCGTCCGCATCGCCCGCGGAGCAATGTCGGCCTCGCCGGCCGCCAAGGCGACCGTCTCAGTCGAGTACGCCAAGTCCGGCCGCTCCTCCTGCAAGGGCTGCAGCGCCGCCATCGCCAAGGGCGCGCTCCGCCTCGGCGCCTCCGCCCGCGACCCTCGGGGCTACGACAGCACCAAGTGGTACCACGTCGCCTGCTTCCCCGCCTCCTCGCTCCCGcttggccccgtcgaggaggtccAGGGGTTCGACTCCATTAAG GATGACGATCGCGAGGAGCTGCGAGAGCTTGAGAAG AATAATAAGAGAGACCAGACTGCAGTCAGTCCATTGGAAGTACCAAGTCCGAAGAAAGCAAAGGTTTCGCCTAAAGCAGAGGTGGCAGAAAAAGGAAGTGTCTCTGTTGAATATGCCAAGTCCGCCCGTTCCACCTGCAAGGTCTGCAATGCAAGCATCGCCAAGGGCGCTCTTCGCATTGGCGTCTCAGTCCATGACCCCCGTGGCTTCGACAGCACCAAGTGGTACCATGTCGCCTGCTTCCCCACCTCGTCGCATCCACTAGGCCCTGTTGAGAAGCTCAAGGGGTTCGACTCCATTAAG GATGATGATCGTGAGGAGTTACGGGAGCTAGAGAAG AATAAAAAGGGAGACCAGGCTGCAGTCGGTCCAGTGGAACTATCAAGTCCGAACAAAGGAAATTCCCATATATCTTTACCTGAAGTAGAGGTGGCTGAAAAG TCGTCTCCAGGGAACAAAACAGTTGGTACAGCGATACCCTTTTCGCCTTCTGATATCAAGAAAACATACAAG GATGCTACCCTTCCCACTCATTGGAAGGCTTTTGATACCGTTATTTTCCGTGAGCAG GATGATGGCCTTCATGCTTCAGCTAAGATTGCTGCTTTTGATTTCGACGGGTGCCTCGCCAAAACCTCAGTGAAGAT CATTGGTGCAGACAAGTGGTCTTTACAGCACAAATCAATTCCTGACAAGTTGCAAAGCCTGTACAATGATGGCTACAAGTTG GTCATATTCACCAATGAGTCAAACATTGAGCGCTGGAAGAATAAGCGGCAGCAAGCTGTTGACTCAAAAGTTGGACGCCTTGACAACTTTATTGAGTGTGTTAAAGTCCCTATTCAG GTTTTCATTGCGTGTGGTACAGGGAAAGGAAAAGGCACACCGGATGATCTGTTTCGCAAACCAAATTCAGGAATGTGGTGGTTGATGGCAGAGCATTTCAATTCTGGAATTGCCATCGACATGGACCA ATCTTTCTATGTTGGTGATGCTGCTGGGAGAGAGAATGATCATAGTGACGCTGATATAGAATTTGCTAAG GCCATCGGTCTGAAGTTTCACGTTCCTGAAGAATTCTTCGGTCCCTAG
- the LOC125544662 gene encoding polynucleotide 3'-phosphatase ZDP-like isoform X2: protein MLAPVFSRNPSLLFLPAVVRIARGAMSASPAAKATVSVEYAKSGRSSCKGCSAAIAKGALRLGASARDPRGYDSTKWYHVACFPASSLPLGPVEEVQGFDSIKDDDREELRELEKNKKGDQAAVGPVELSSPNKGNSHISLPEVEVAEKSSPGNKTVGTAIPFSPSDIKKTYKDATLPTHWKAFDTVIFREQDDGLHASAKIAAFDFDGCLAKTSVKIIGADKWSLQHKSIPDKLQSLYNDGYKLVIFTNESNIERWKNKRQQAVDSKVGRLDNFIECVKVPIQVFIACGTGKGKGTPDDLFRKPNSGMWWLMAEHFNSGIAIDMDQSFYVGDAAGRENDHSDADIEFAKAIGLKFHVPEEFFGP, encoded by the exons ATGCTCGCACCTGTCTTCTcccgaaaccccagcctcctcttcctccccgccGTCGTCCGCATCGCCCGCGGAGCAATGTCGGCCTCGCCGGCCGCCAAGGCGACCGTCTCAGTCGAGTACGCCAAGTCCGGCCGCTCCTCCTGCAAGGGCTGCAGCGCCGCCATCGCCAAGGGCGCGCTCCGCCTCGGCGCCTCCGCCCGCGACCCTCGGGGCTACGACAGCACCAAGTGGTACCACGTCGCCTGCTTCCCCGCCTCCTCGCTCCCGcttggccccgtcgaggaggtccAGGGGTTCGACTCCATTAAG GATGATGATCGTGAGGAGTTACGGGAGCTAGAGAAG AATAAAAAGGGAGACCAGGCTGCAGTCGGTCCAGTGGAACTATCAAGTCCGAACAAAGGAAATTCCCATATATCTTTACCTGAAGTAGAGGTGGCTGAAAAG TCGTCTCCAGGGAACAAAACAGTTGGTACAGCGATACCCTTTTCGCCTTCTGATATCAAGAAAACATACAAG GATGCTACCCTTCCCACTCATTGGAAGGCTTTTGATACCGTTATTTTCCGTGAGCAG GATGATGGCCTTCATGCTTCAGCTAAGATTGCTGCTTTTGATTTCGACGGGTGCCTCGCCAAAACCTCAGTGAAGAT CATTGGTGCAGACAAGTGGTCTTTACAGCACAAATCAATTCCTGACAAGTTGCAAAGCCTGTACAATGATGGCTACAAGTTG GTCATATTCACCAATGAGTCAAACATTGAGCGCTGGAAGAATAAGCGGCAGCAAGCTGTTGACTCAAAAGTTGGACGCCTTGACAACTTTATTGAGTGTGTTAAAGTCCCTATTCAG GTTTTCATTGCGTGTGGTACAGGGAAAGGAAAAGGCACACCGGATGATCTGTTTCGCAAACCAAATTCAGGAATGTGGTGGTTGATGGCAGAGCATTTCAATTCTGGAATTGCCATCGACATGGACCA ATCTTTCTATGTTGGTGATGCTGCTGGGAGAGAGAATGATCATAGTGACGCTGATATAGAATTTGCTAAG GCCATCGGTCTGAAGTTTCACGTTCCTGAAGAATTCTTCGGTCCCTAG
- the LOC125544663 gene encoding reticulon-like protein B1, with the protein MAEHKEEPVAESMMDKISDKFHGGDSSSSSSDSDDEKKGSAAGVKAKIYRLFGREKPVHAVLGGGKPADLVLWRNKKVSGGVLAGATAIWLLFEVMEYHLLTLVGHCLILSLATLFLYSNVCIFIHKSPPNIPEVKIPEDMTVNIALSLRHEINRGFFTLRETGHGRDLKKFLIVIGGLWLLSVLGSYCNFLTLSYIVFVVLYTVPVLYEKYDDKVDAFGEKAMIELKKYYAIFEEKVLSKIPKNKKH; encoded by the exons ATGGCGGAGCACAAGGAGGAGCCGGTGGCGGAGTCCATGATGGACAAGATCTCCGACAAGTTCCACGGTGGGGactcgtcgtcgtcgtcctcggaCTCGGACGACGAGAAGAAGGGGTCGGCGGCGGGCGTCAAGGCCAAGATCTACCGCCTCTTCGGCCGCGAGAAGCCCGTCCACGCCGTCCTCGGCGGCGGCAAGC CTGCTGATCTTGTTCTATGGAGGAACAAGAAGGTCTCCGGAGGGGTGCTTGCTGGCGCTACTGCCATCTGGCTGCTGTTCGAGGTCATGGAGTACCATCTGCTCACCTTGGTGGGCCACTGCCTCATCCTCTCCCTGGCAACCCTCTTCCTCTATTCCAATGTCTGCATTTTCATCCACAA GTCTCCCCCGAACATCCCTGAGGTGAAAATCCCGGAGGACATGACTGTAAACATTGCACTATCACTGCGGCATGAGATCAACCGGGGCTTCTTTACCTTGAGAGAGACTGGTCATGGTCGTGATCTGAAGAAATTCCTCATT GTGATTGGAGGGCTCTGGCTTCTTTCTGTTCTTGGGAGCTACTGCAACTTTTTGACACTGTCATATATAG TCTTTGTGGTGCTGTACACTGTGCCAGTTCTGTATGAGAAGTACGATGACAAGGTGGATGCTTTTGGTGAGAAGGCCATGATCGAATTGAAGAAGTATTATGCCATCTTTGAAGAGAAGGTCCTGTCGAAGATCCCGAAGAACAAGAAGCACTAG